In a single window of the Tellurirhabdus bombi genome:
- a CDS encoding nucleotide-diphospho-sugar transferase, protein MSFDIPILFILFNRPQHSRQVFSRIRQAQPAELFVAIDGARPNHPTDAERTRECRALLDEIDWPCTVHQLIRTENLGCRRAVSSAITWFFEQVEMGIILEDDCVPDPTFFSYCREVLLRYAHESSLMHVGGVNFQKGRWHGDGSYYFSKVCHIWGWATWRRAWKRYDESMASYPVFKEQNRIADVFDDPRVQQFWMDGFESVYNGTNDTWDYQWCYAIWTNNGICSLPNTNLISNIGFDGEATHTKFYDRSVASHPLNSLTEFRHPTFFIESKAASTYSLQNSFRKRYWLSNKINGLKRRLNYKNWNRSV, encoded by the coding sequence ATGTCATTTGACATTCCGATTCTTTTCATTCTGTTTAACCGACCCCAGCACAGCAGACAGGTGTTTTCTCGCATACGGCAGGCGCAACCTGCTGAGTTGTTTGTTGCCATTGATGGTGCTCGCCCCAACCACCCAACCGATGCCGAACGCACTCGGGAGTGTCGGGCTTTGCTGGACGAAATTGACTGGCCCTGTACGGTTCATCAATTAATCCGGACTGAAAATCTTGGTTGTAGACGGGCAGTTAGCTCCGCCATAACGTGGTTTTTTGAGCAGGTAGAGATGGGCATTATTCTGGAAGATGACTGTGTTCCTGATCCTACTTTTTTTTCGTATTGTCGGGAGGTACTACTGCGCTATGCACATGAGTCGTCGTTGATGCATGTTGGAGGCGTTAATTTTCAGAAGGGGCGCTGGCACGGCGATGGATCGTACTACTTTTCGAAAGTTTGCCATATTTGGGGCTGGGCTACCTGGCGGCGTGCCTGGAAGCGTTATGATGAGTCGATGGCGAGTTATCCTGTTTTCAAAGAACAAAACCGCATTGCCGATGTTTTTGACGATCCGCGGGTGCAGCAGTTCTGGATGGATGGTTTTGAAAGTGTTTATAATGGAACAAATGATACCTGGGATTACCAGTGGTGCTATGCCATCTGGACCAATAATGGGATCTGTAGCTTACCCAACACAAACCTGATTTCAAATATTGGCTTTGACGGAGAGGCAACGCATACGAAATTTTACGACCGTAGCGTGGCGTCCCATCCGCTCAATTCCCTGACCGAGTTTCGGCATCCGACCTTTTTTATTGAAAGCAAAGCGGCTTCGACTTATTCGCTTCAAAATTCTTTTCGAAAACGTTATTGGTTGTCTAATAAAATAAATGGCTTGAAAAGGCGCCTGAACTACAAAAATTGGAATCGTTCTGTATGA